A DNA window from Citrobacter tructae contains the following coding sequences:
- the fadA gene encoding acetyl-CoA C-acyltransferase FadA, giving the protein MEQVVIVDAIRTPMGRSKGGAFRHVRAEDLSAHLMRSLLARNPALEPAALDDIYWGCVQQTLEQGFNIARNAALLAEVPHSVPAVTVNRLCGSSMQALHDAARMIMTGDAQACLIGGVEHMGHVPMSHGVDFHPGMSRNVAKAAGMMGLTAEMLSRMHGISREMQDAFAARSHARAWAATQSGAFKNEIIPTGGHDADGVLKQFNYDEVIRPETTVDALSTLRPAFDPVSGTVTAGTSSALSDGAAAMLVMSESRARELGLTPRARIRSMAVVGCDPSIMGYGPVPASKLALKKAGLSVSDIGLFEMNEAFAAQILPCIKDLGLMEQIDEKINLNGGAIALGHPLGCSGARISTTLLNLMERKDVQFGLATMCIGLGQGIATVFERV; this is encoded by the coding sequence ATGGAACAGGTTGTAATTGTTGATGCGATCCGTACCCCGATGGGCCGTTCGAAAGGGGGAGCGTTTCGCCACGTGCGAGCAGAAGATCTCTCCGCACATTTGATGCGTAGCCTGCTGGCACGTAATCCAGCGCTTGAGCCAGCAGCTCTCGATGATATTTACTGGGGTTGTGTGCAGCAGACGCTGGAACAAGGATTCAATATTGCCCGTAACGCCGCACTGTTGGCGGAAGTCCCGCACTCCGTCCCGGCCGTAACCGTCAACCGTTTGTGCGGTTCATCAATGCAGGCGCTGCACGACGCTGCACGTATGATAATGACCGGCGACGCACAGGCTTGCCTGATTGGCGGCGTAGAACATATGGGCCACGTACCGATGAGCCACGGCGTTGATTTTCATCCTGGTATGAGCCGCAACGTGGCAAAAGCCGCGGGCATGATGGGCCTGACGGCGGAAATGCTCTCCCGCATGCACGGTATCAGCCGTGAAATGCAGGATGCCTTCGCCGCACGTTCACACGCTCGCGCCTGGGCCGCCACGCAGTCTGGCGCGTTTAAAAACGAAATCATCCCGACCGGTGGTCATGATGCCGACGGCGTATTGAAACAGTTTAACTACGACGAAGTTATCCGCCCGGAAACCACCGTCGACGCGCTGTCCACCCTGCGCCCGGCATTCGATCCGGTTAGCGGTACAGTCACTGCCGGTACCTCTTCCGCTCTCTCCGATGGCGCTGCCGCCATGTTGGTGATGAGCGAGAGTCGCGCCCGCGAACTAGGCCTAACGCCGCGCGCGCGCATCCGCTCGATGGCGGTAGTCGGCTGCGATCCGTCAATCATGGGTTACGGCCCGGTTCCGGCCTCAAAGCTGGCGCTGAAAAAAGCCGGGCTTTCTGTCAGTGACATCGGTTTGTTTGAGATGAACGAAGCCTTTGCTGCACAGATCCTGCCGTGCATTAAAGATCTGGGATTGATGGAACAGATTGACGAGAAGATCAACCTCAACGGCGGTGCGATCGCCCTGGGTCATCCACTAGGATGTTCTGGTGCGCGTATCAGCACGACCTTACTAAACCTGATGGAGCGCAAAGACGTGCAGTTTGGTCTGGCGACGATGTGTATCGGGTTGGGTCAGGGTATCGCCACGGTATTTGAGCGAGTTTAA
- the ubiD gene encoding 4-hydroxy-3-polyprenylbenzoate decarboxylase: MDAMKYNDLRDFLTQLEQQGELKRIALPVDPHLEMTEIADRTLRAGGPALLFENPKGFSMPVLCNLFGTPKRVAMGMGQEDVSALREVGKLLAFLKEPEPPKGFRDLFDKLPQFKQVLNMPTKRLRGAPCQQKIASSDDVDLNRIPIMTCWPEDAAPLITWGLTVTRGPHKERQNLGIYRQQLIGKNKLIMRWLSHRGGALDYQEWCAAHPGERFPVAVALGADPATILGAVTPVPDTLSEYAFAGLLRGTKTEVVKCISNDLEVPASAEIVLEGYIEPGELAPEGPYGDHTGYYNEVDSFPVFTVTHVTQREDAIYHSTYTGRPPDEPAVLGVALNEVFVPILQKQFPEIVDFYLPPEGCSYRLAVVTIKKQYAGHAKRVMMGVWSFLRQFMYTKFVIVCDDDVNARDWNDVIWAITTRMDPARDTVLVENTPIDYLDFASPISGLGSKMGLDATNKWPGETQREWGRPIKKDPEVTARIDAIWDELAIFNDGKSA, translated from the coding sequence ATGGACGCCATGAAATATAACGATTTACGCGACTTCCTGACGCAGCTTGAACAGCAGGGTGAGCTCAAACGCATTGCGCTTCCAGTCGATCCACATCTGGAAATGACTGAAATTGCCGATCGCACGCTGCGTGCGGGCGGACCCGCGTTGCTGTTTGAGAACCCTAAAGGCTTTTCGATGCCAGTACTGTGCAACCTGTTTGGAACGCCAAAGCGTGTTGCGATGGGGATGGGGCAAGAAGATGTCTCGGCGCTAAGGGAAGTGGGTAAGCTATTGGCGTTTTTGAAAGAGCCGGAGCCGCCAAAAGGGTTCCGCGATCTGTTTGATAAGCTGCCGCAGTTCAAGCAGGTTTTGAATATGCCGACCAAGCGGCTGCGCGGTGCGCCTTGTCAGCAAAAAATCGCGTCAAGCGATGACGTCGATCTCAACCGTATTCCAATCATGACCTGCTGGCCGGAAGATGCAGCCCCGCTAATCACGTGGGGACTCACCGTGACGCGCGGCCCGCATAAAGAGCGGCAGAATCTGGGTATCTACCGTCAGCAGTTGATCGGCAAAAACAAGCTCATCATGCGCTGGCTTTCCCATCGTGGCGGCGCGCTTGATTATCAGGAGTGGTGTGCAGCCCATCCTGGTGAGCGTTTTCCAGTTGCCGTAGCGCTGGGGGCCGATCCGGCAACGATTTTGGGCGCGGTGACGCCAGTACCTGACACGTTATCGGAGTACGCTTTTGCCGGACTGCTGCGCGGTACCAAGACTGAAGTGGTTAAATGTATCTCCAACGATCTCGAGGTCCCCGCCAGCGCAGAGATTGTGCTGGAAGGGTATATCGAACCAGGGGAGTTGGCACCGGAAGGCCCGTATGGCGACCATACGGGTTACTACAATGAGGTGGATAGCTTCCCGGTCTTCACCGTCACGCATGTTACCCAGCGTGAAGATGCAATTTATCACTCTACCTACACCGGGCGTCCACCCGATGAACCTGCGGTGCTCGGCGTGGCGCTGAACGAAGTGTTCGTGCCGATTCTGCAAAAGCAGTTCCCGGAAATCGTCGATTTTTACCTGCCTCCGGAAGGCTGCTCGTATCGACTGGCGGTTGTCACGATCAAAAAACAGTACGCGGGCCATGCCAAACGCGTCATGATGGGCGTTTGGTCGTTTTTACGTCAGTTTATGTACACCAAATTTGTTATTGTCTGCGATGATGATGTCAATGCACGTGACTGGAATGATGTGATTTGGGCTATTACCACGCGTATGGACCCGGCCAGGGATACGGTGCTGGTAGAGAATACGCCGATTGATTACCTGGATTTTGCCTCGCCGATCTCCGGCCTTGGTTCAAAAATGGGACTGGATGCCACAAATAAATGGCCGGGTGAGACCCAACGTGAATGGGGACGTCCGATTAAAAAAGATCCTGAAGTGACCGCGCGCATTGACGCAATTTGGGATGAACTAGCCATCTTTAATGACGGCAAAAGCGCCTGA
- the rfaH gene encoding transcription/translation regulatory transformer protein RfaH, with protein MQAWYLLYCKRGQLQRAQEHLERQAVSCLTPMITLEKIVRGKRTTVSEPLFPNYMFVEFDPEVIHTTTINATRGVSHFVRFGATPATVPSSVIHQLSIYKPEGIVDPETPHPGDSVIITEGAFEGLKAIFTEPDGEARSMLLLNLLNKEVKQSVKNTGFRKL; from the coding sequence ATGCAAGCCTGGTATTTACTGTACTGCAAACGCGGGCAACTTCAGCGTGCCCAGGAACACCTTGAAAGGCAGGCGGTGAGCTGCCTGACACCCATGATCACCCTAGAAAAAATAGTGCGTGGAAAACGAACTACAGTCAGTGAACCGCTTTTCCCTAACTACATGTTTGTCGAATTCGACCCGGAAGTGATCCACACCACCACCATCAATGCCACACGTGGCGTCAGCCATTTCGTCCGCTTTGGTGCAACACCGGCAACAGTTCCGTCTTCCGTTATTCACCAGCTTTCTATCTACAAGCCGGAGGGGATTGTTGACCCGGAAACCCCGCACCCAGGAGATAGCGTGATTATCACCGAAGGTGCATTTGAAGGGTTGAAGGCGATTTTCACCGAACCTGATGGCGAGGCACGCTCCATGCTTCTGCTCAACCTGTTGAATAAAGAGGTTAAGCAGAGCGTGAAAAACACCGGTTTTCGAAAACTTTAA
- the fre gene encoding NAD(P)H-flavin reductase, with protein sequence MTTLSCKVTSVEAITDTVYRVRLVPDAAFSFRAGQYLMVVMDERDKRPFSMASTPDEHGFIELHVGASELNLYAMAVMDRILQDREINVDIPHGEAWLRDDEDRPLILIAGGTGFSYVRSILLTALARNPNRDITIYWGGREEKHLYDLSELEALSVNHPNLRVEPVVEQPEAGWRGRTGTVLTAVLQDHGTLAEHDIYIAGRFEMAKIARDLFCNERSAREDRLFGDAFAFI encoded by the coding sequence ATGACAACCTTAAGCTGTAAAGTGACCTCGGTAGAAGCTATCACTGACACCGTATATCGCGTCCGTTTAGTGCCAGACGCGGCGTTTTCCTTTCGTGCTGGTCAGTATTTGATGGTCGTGATGGACGAACGGGATAAGCGTCCGTTCTCCATGGCATCAACGCCGGATGAGCACGGATTCATTGAGCTGCACGTGGGCGCCTCTGAGCTTAATCTATATGCCATGGCCGTCATGGACCGAATTCTCCAGGATCGGGAAATCAACGTTGATATCCCGCACGGCGAAGCCTGGCTGCGTGACGATGAAGACCGTCCGCTGATCCTGATTGCTGGCGGTACCGGCTTCTCTTATGTGCGCTCGATTTTGCTGACAGCGCTGGCGCGTAATCCAAATCGTGACATTACGATTTACTGGGGCGGGCGTGAAGAGAAGCATCTCTACGATCTCTCTGAGCTGGAAGCTCTGTCTGTTAATCACCCTAACCTGCGGGTTGAGCCAGTGGTTGAACAGCCTGAAGCGGGCTGGCGTGGTCGTACGGGGACCGTATTAACGGCTGTATTGCAGGATCACGGCACGCTGGCGGAGCACGATATCTACATTGCCGGACGTTTTGAAATGGCGAAAATTGCACGTGATCTGTTCTGCAACGAACGCAGTGCACGTGAAGACCGTCTGTTTGGCGACGCGTTCGCGTTTATTTGA
- the tatD gene encoding 3'-5' ssDNA/RNA exonuclease TatD has translation MFDIGVNLTSTQFAKDRDDVVARAFAAGVNGMLLTGTNLHESQQALKLAQHYPHCWSTAGVHPHDSSQWQSSTEEAIVALANQSEVVAIGECGLDFNRNFSTPQEQERAFEAQLRIAAELQMPVFMHCRDAHDRFLALLDPWLDSLPGAVLHCFTGSRQEMQECVDRGLYIGITGWVCDERRGMELRELLPFIPVERLLIETDAPYLLPRDLTPKPASRRNEPAHLPHILERIAHWRGEDPQRLAAAIDANVRTLFEVTF, from the coding sequence ATGTTTGATATTGGCGTTAATTTAACCAGTACGCAATTTGCAAAAGACAGGGATGACGTGGTGGCCCGCGCTTTTGCAGCCGGTGTGAACGGCATGCTTTTGACCGGAACTAACCTGCACGAAAGTCAGCAGGCGTTAAAACTGGCTCAGCATTATCCGCATTGCTGGTCTACGGCGGGTGTCCACCCGCATGATAGTAGCCAGTGGCAATCCTCAACCGAAGAGGCGATTGTGGCGCTGGCAAACCAGTCAGAGGTGGTTGCCATTGGTGAATGTGGCCTGGATTTCAATCGTAATTTCTCCACTCCGCAGGAACAGGAGCGAGCGTTTGAGGCGCAACTGCGCATAGCCGCTGAGCTGCAGATGCCAGTATTCATGCACTGTCGCGATGCGCACGACCGTTTTCTGGCATTGCTCGATCCTTGGCTGGACAGTCTCCCAGGCGCAGTGTTGCACTGCTTTACTGGTTCACGGCAGGAGATGCAGGAATGTGTGGACAGAGGGCTGTATATTGGCATCACCGGATGGGTCTGCGATGAACGTCGGGGGATGGAACTGCGGGAGCTGTTGCCGTTTATCCCGGTGGAAAGGCTATTGATCGAAACCGATGCCCCTTATTTACTCCCCCGCGATTTAACACCGAAACCGGCTTCACGGCGTAATGAGCCTGCGCACTTACCGCACATTCTTGAGCGTATTGCTCACTGGCGCGGGGAAGATCCTCAGCGCCTGGCAGCAGCAATCGACGCCAATGTCAGAACGCTATTCGAAGTCACTTTCTGA
- the trkH gene encoding Trk system potassium transporter TrkH — protein MHFRAITRIVGLLVILFSGTMIIPGLVALIYRDGAGRAFTQTFFVALAIGSMLWWPNRKEKGELKSREGFLIVVLFWTVLGSVGALPFIFAESPNLTITDAFFESFSGLTTTGATTLVGLDSLPHAILFYRQMLQWFGGMGIIVLAVAILPILGVGGMQLYRAEMPGPLKDNKMRPRIAETAKTLWLIYVLLTVACALALWFAGMPAFDAIGHSFATIAIGGFSTHDASVGYFDSPTINTIIAIFLLISGCNYGLHFSLLSGRSLKVYWRDPEFRMFIGVQLTLVVICTLVLWIHNTYGSALTTINQAFFQVVSMATTAGFTTDSIARWPLFLPVLLLCSAFIGGCAGSTGGGLKVIRILLLFKQGNRELKRLVHPNAVYSIKLGNRALPERILEAVWGFFSAYALVFIISMLAIIATGVDDFSAFASVVATLNNLGPGLGVVADNFASMNPVAKWILIANMLFGRLEVFTLLVLFTPTFWRE, from the coding sequence ATGCATTTTCGCGCCATTACCCGAATCGTTGGACTACTGGTCATCTTATTCTCGGGGACAATGATCATCCCCGGACTGGTAGCGCTTATCTACCGTGATGGGGCGGGTCGTGCATTTACGCAAACTTTCTTTGTTGCGCTGGCGATTGGCTCCATGCTGTGGTGGCCGAACCGTAAGGAAAAGGGTGAGCTGAAATCCCGAGAAGGCTTTCTTATCGTGGTCTTGTTCTGGACCGTGCTGGGCAGCGTGGGTGCGCTACCGTTTATCTTTGCGGAAAGTCCTAATCTGACGATCACCGATGCGTTTTTCGAATCCTTCTCCGGCTTAACCACCACAGGTGCAACCACGCTGGTGGGGCTGGATTCACTGCCACATGCAATTCTCTTTTATCGCCAAATGCTGCAATGGTTTGGTGGTATGGGGATCATCGTACTGGCGGTGGCTATTCTGCCGATTCTTGGCGTTGGTGGGATGCAGCTCTATCGGGCAGAAATGCCCGGGCCGCTGAAAGACAATAAAATGCGTCCGCGTATTGCTGAAACGGCGAAAACCCTGTGGCTTATCTATGTATTGCTGACGGTGGCCTGCGCGCTGGCGCTGTGGTTTGCCGGCATGCCCGCGTTTGACGCTATTGGTCACAGCTTTGCCACCATTGCTATCGGCGGCTTTTCAACGCACGACGCCAGCGTGGGCTATTTCGACAGCCCCACGATCAACACGATTATTGCTATTTTCTTACTGATCTCTGGGTGTAACTATGGCCTGCACTTCTCTTTATTAAGCGGGCGTAGTCTGAAGGTCTACTGGCGCGACCCGGAATTCCGTATGTTCATTGGTGTACAGTTGACGCTGGTGGTCATCTGTACGCTGGTACTGTGGATACACAATACCTATGGTTCGGCACTCACGACGATCAATCAGGCCTTCTTCCAGGTGGTGTCGATGGCGACCACTGCGGGGTTCACCACGGACAGTATTGCTCGCTGGCCGCTGTTCCTGCCGGTACTGTTGCTGTGCTCTGCCTTTATTGGTGGCTGTGCCGGGTCAACGGGCGGTGGCTTGAAGGTGATTCGTATCCTGCTGCTGTTTAAACAGGGTAACCGTGAACTGAAACGCCTAGTCCACCCGAATGCGGTTTACAGTATTAAACTGGGTAACCGTGCATTGCCGGAACGTATTCTCGAAGCGGTATGGGGATTCTTCTCGGCTTATGCGTTAGTCTTTATTATCAGTATGCTGGCGATTATCGCGACCGGTGTAGATGACTTCTCCGCTTTTGCTTCTGTTGTCGCGACGCTGAATAACCTGGGGCCTGGGCTGGGCGTGGTTGCCGATAACTTTGCCAGCATGAATCCAGTGGCGAAATGGATCCTGATTGCCAATATGCTGTTTGGTCGTCTGGAAGTCTTTACCCTGCTGGTACTCTTTACCCCTACCTTCTGGCGTGAATAA
- the pepQ gene encoding Xaa-Pro dipeptidase — MESLAALYKNHIVTLQERARDALTRFKLDALLIHSGELVNVFLDDHPYPFKVNPQFKAWVPVTQVPNCWLLVDGVNKPKLWFYLPVDYWHNVEPLPTSFWTEEVEIIALPKADGIGSQLPAARGNIGYIGPVPERALQLDIAASNINPKDVIDYLHYYRSYKTDYELACMREAQKMAVSGHRAAEEAFRSGMSEFDINLAYLTATGHRDTDVPYSNIVALNEHASVLHYTKLDHQPPSEIRSFLLDAGAEYNGYAADLTRTWSAKSDNDYAQLVKDVNEEELALIATMKAGANYVDYHIQFHQRIAKLLRKHQIITGMSEEAMVENDLTGPFMPHGIGHPLGLQVHDVAGFMQDDSGTHLAAPSKYPYLRCTRVLQPGMVLTIEPGIYFIESLLAPWREGQFSKHFNWQKIEALKPFGGIRIEDNVVIHENHIENMTRDLKLA, encoded by the coding sequence ATGGAATCACTGGCCGCACTCTATAAAAATCATATTGTTACCTTACAGGAACGCGCGCGCGATGCGCTGACGCGCTTTAAGCTGGATGCGTTACTTATTCACTCCGGTGAGCTGGTTAACGTTTTTCTTGACGACCATCCGTATCCGTTCAAGGTCAATCCGCAGTTTAAAGCCTGGGTACCCGTCACGCAGGTTCCTAACTGCTGGTTGCTGGTGGATGGCGTGAATAAGCCGAAACTGTGGTTCTACCTGCCTGTTGATTACTGGCACAACGTTGAACCGCTGCCGACTTCTTTCTGGACCGAAGAAGTTGAAATCATTGCACTGCCAAAGGCCGACGGGATTGGTAGCCAACTTCCTGCCGCACGCGGCAATATTGGGTACATCGGCCCGGTTCCGGAACGTGCGCTGCAGCTGGACATCGCGGCCAGCAACATCAACCCGAAAGATGTGATCGACTATCTTCATTATTACCGCTCTTATAAAACCGATTACGAGCTGGCCTGTATGCGTGAGGCGCAGAAAATGGCGGTAAGCGGACACCGTGCGGCGGAAGAAGCGTTCCGTTCCGGAATGAGCGAGTTCGATATCAACCTGGCTTATCTGACCGCTACGGGCCATCGTGATACCGACGTGCCTTACAGTAACATCGTCGCGCTTAACGAACATGCCTCCGTGCTGCATTACACCAAGCTGGATCATCAGCCACCGTCAGAAATCCGCAGCTTCCTGCTGGACGCCGGGGCAGAATATAACGGTTATGCGGCAGACCTGACGCGGACCTGGTCGGCGAAAAGCGACAACGATTATGCGCAGCTGGTGAAAGATGTTAACGAAGAAGAACTGGCGCTGATTGCCACTATGAAAGCGGGTGCCAACTATGTGGATTATCACATCCAGTTCCATCAGCGCATTGCTAAGTTGCTACGCAAACATCAAATCATTACAGGCATGAGTGAAGAGGCGATGGTGGAAAACGATCTGACTGGGCCGTTTATGCCGCACGGTATTGGTCACCCGCTGGGCTTGCAGGTTCATGATGTTGCCGGTTTTATGCAGGATGACAGCGGTACGCATCTCGCTGCGCCGTCGAAGTATCCATACCTGCGCTGCACGCGCGTGCTGCAACCGGGCATGGTCCTGACCATCGAGCCGGGCATTTACTTTATCGAATCACTGTTAGCGCCGTGGCGTGAAGGGCAGTTCAGCAAACACTTCAACTGGCAGAAAATTGAAGCGCTGAAGCCGTTCGGTGGTATTCGAATTGAAGATAACGTGGTTATCCACGAGAACCATATCGAAAATATGACCCGGGATTTGAAACTGGCGTAA
- a CDS encoding IMPACT family protein, whose product MDSWLIPAAPVSVVEEIKKSRFITLLAHTDGVEAAKAFVESVRAEHPDARHHCVAWVAGAPDDSQQLGFSDDGEPAGTAGKPMLAQLMGSGVGEITAVVVRYYGGILLGTGGLVKAYGGGVSQALRQLTTQRKTPLTEYTLQCEYGQLAGIEALLGQFDGKIVSSDYQAFVQLRVALPYAKVDEFSAKLADFSRGSLQLLAIEE is encoded by the coding sequence ATGGACAGTTGGTTAATCCCTGCGGCGCCGGTTAGTGTCGTTGAAGAGATCAAAAAAAGCCGCTTCATTACGCTGCTCGCCCACACGGATGGCGTAGAGGCGGCGAAAGCTTTTGTTGAGTCAGTCAGAGCGGAACACCCGGACGCCCGCCACCATTGCGTGGCGTGGGTGGCGGGTGCGCCGGATGATTCGCAACAGCTGGGCTTTTCGGACGACGGTGAACCGGCGGGTACGGCAGGTAAACCGATGCTTGCCCAGCTAATGGGCAGTGGCGTCGGCGAGATTACCGCCGTGGTGGTGCGCTACTACGGCGGTATTCTTCTCGGCACTGGCGGGCTGGTAAAAGCCTATGGCGGTGGTGTGAGTCAGGCGCTGCGGCAATTAACGACGCAGCGCAAGACGCCGTTAACCGAATATACTTTGCAGTGTGAGTACGGCCAACTGGCAGGTATTGAGGCATTGTTGGGGCAGTTCGACGGTAAAATCGTTTCCAGTGATTACCAGGCATTCGTTCAGCTACGGGTAGCGCTTCCTTACGCGAAAGTGGATGAATTTTCAGCAAAACTGGCGGATTTTAGTCGAGGTTCATTGCAATTGTTAGCGATTGAAGAATAA
- the fadB gene encoding fatty acid oxidation complex subunit alpha FadB yields MLYKGDTLYLDWLEDGIAELVFDAPGSVNKLDTATVASLGHALDVLEKQHDLKGLLLRSNKAAFIVGADITEFLSLFLVPEEQLSQWLHFANSVFNRLEDLPVPTLSAVNGYALGGGCECVLATDYRLATPDLRIGLPETKLGIMPGFGGSVRMPRMLGADSALEIIAAGKDVGAEQALKIGLVDGIVKQDKLLNGAIAVLRQAINGDLDWKAKRQPKLEPLKLSKIEAAMSFTIAKGMVAQTAGKHYPAPITAVKTIEAAARFGREEALNLENNSFVPLAHTAEARALVGIFLNDQFVKAKAKKLTKDIETPKQAAVLGAGIMGGGIAYQSAWKGVPVIMKDINEKSLTLGMTEAAKLLNKQLERGKIDGLKMAGVISTIHPTLDYTGFERVDVVVEAVVENPKVKKAVLAETEDKVRPDAVLASNTSTIPISELASVLKRPENFCGMHFFNPVHRMPLVEIIRGEKSSDETIAKVVAWASKMGKTPIVVNDCPGFFVNRVLFPYFAGFSQLLRDGADFRKIDKVMEKQFGWPMGPAYLLDVVGIDTAHHAQAVMSAGFPQRMQKDYRDAIDALFDASRFGQKNGLGFWRYKEDSKGKPKKEEDAAVDGLLAEVSQPKRDFTDDEIIARMMIPMVNEVVRCLEEGIIASPAEADMALVYGLGFPPFHGGAFRWLDTLGSAKYLDMALQYQHLGPLYDVPEGLRNKARHNEPYYPPVEPARPVGDLKTA; encoded by the coding sequence ATGCTTTACAAAGGCGACACCCTGTACCTCGACTGGCTGGAAGATGGCATCGCCGAACTGGTGTTCGATGCCCCTGGCTCGGTCAATAAACTCGACACGGCAACCGTAGCCAGCCTTGGCCATGCGCTTGATGTGCTGGAAAAACAACACGATTTAAAAGGGCTGCTGCTGCGTTCTAACAAAGCGGCCTTTATTGTCGGTGCTGATATCACCGAATTCCTTTCGCTGTTCCTCGTTCCTGAAGAACAACTAAGCCAGTGGCTGCACTTTGCCAATAGCGTCTTTAATCGCCTGGAAGATCTGCCTGTCCCAACCCTGTCTGCGGTAAACGGCTATGCGTTGGGCGGCGGCTGCGAGTGCGTACTGGCGACCGACTACCGCCTGGCAACCCCAGACCTACGCATCGGCTTGCCGGAAACCAAGCTGGGCATTATGCCGGGCTTTGGCGGCTCCGTGCGTATGCCACGCATGCTCGGAGCGGACAGCGCATTAGAAATCATTGCCGCAGGTAAAGATGTCGGTGCCGAGCAGGCACTGAAAATCGGTCTGGTTGATGGCATCGTGAAGCAGGATAAACTGCTCAATGGCGCAATAGCGGTATTACGTCAGGCAATCAACGGTGACCTCGACTGGAAGGCCAAACGCCAACCGAAGCTGGAGCCGCTGAAGCTCAGCAAAATTGAAGCTGCAATGAGCTTTACCATCGCCAAAGGCATGGTCGCGCAGACTGCGGGTAAACATTACCCGGCGCCGATCACCGCAGTAAAAACCATTGAAGCCGCCGCCCGCTTTGGTCGTGAAGAAGCGCTGAATCTGGAAAACAACAGTTTTGTTCCGTTGGCTCACACCGCTGAGGCCCGCGCGTTAGTTGGTATTTTCCTCAACGATCAGTTCGTCAAAGCAAAAGCGAAAAAACTGACGAAAGATATTGAGACACCAAAGCAGGCTGCTGTACTGGGCGCAGGCATTATGGGCGGCGGAATCGCTTACCAGTCAGCCTGGAAAGGCGTGCCGGTTATCATGAAAGACATCAATGAAAAATCACTGACGCTGGGCATGACCGAAGCGGCCAAGCTGCTGAATAAACAGCTTGAGCGCGGCAAGATTGACGGTCTGAAAATGGCAGGCGTGATTTCCACCATCCACCCTACCCTCGACTACACCGGCTTTGAACGCGTAGACGTGGTGGTAGAAGCGGTTGTTGAAAATCCGAAAGTGAAAAAAGCGGTGCTGGCAGAGACCGAAGATAAAGTACGTCCGGATGCTGTTCTGGCGTCGAACACCTCGACGATCCCAATCAGCGAGCTGGCCAGTGTGCTAAAACGCCCGGAAAATTTCTGCGGGATGCACTTCTTTAACCCGGTGCACCGTATGCCGTTGGTTGAGATCATTCGCGGCGAGAAAAGTTCGGATGAAACTATCGCCAAGGTTGTCGCCTGGGCCAGCAAAATGGGCAAGACGCCAATTGTGGTCAACGACTGCCCCGGCTTCTTTGTTAACCGCGTGCTGTTCCCTTACTTTGCAGGTTTTAGTCAGCTTCTGCGCGATGGCGCAGACTTCCGCAAAATCGATAAAGTGATGGAGAAACAGTTTGGCTGGCCAATGGGCCCGGCCTATCTGCTGGATGTGGTCGGTATTGATACCGCACATCACGCGCAGGCGGTGATGTCCGCAGGCTTCCCACAGCGGATGCAGAAAGATTATCGCGACGCGATTGACGCACTGTTCGACGCCAGCCGCTTTGGACAGAAAAATGGTCTCGGATTCTGGCGTTATAAAGAGGACAGCAAAGGCAAGCCGAAAAAAGAAGAGGATGCTGCCGTTGATGGCCTGCTGGCAGAAGTCAGTCAGCCGAAGCGTGATTTCACCGATGACGAGATTATCGCCCGCATGATGATCCCGATGGTCAATGAAGTGGTGCGCTGCCTGGAAGAAGGCATTATCGCCAGTCCGGCTGAAGCCGATATGGCACTAGTTTACGGCCTTGGCTTCCCTCCGTTCCACGGCGGCGCGTTCCGCTGGCTGGATACGCTCGGCAGCGCGAAATACCTCGATATGGCGCTGCAATACCAGCACCTCGGCCCGCTGTATGATGTGCCTGAAGGATTGCGTAATAAAGCGCGTCATAACGAACCGTACTACCCCCCGGTTGAGCCTGCCCGCCCGGTTGGCGACCTGAAAACGGCTTAA